The genomic stretch catttattgttgcccaaaaaaaatatgcatttataaattataaatcttaaaaacgtatttttaattttgaatacaAACCGTGATTAGTCaataagttatataataaaaatacattttctcgGAAAGcatttctataaaaaaatatttgaatagcTTACATGAAAATAATGACTCCTGATTATTTCATTTCATTCAATCTCATAGCATCGGTTTTCGTTCCTATCACGAAGCCAAAGAAGCTTTCCATTACGATCATCGCCATGACTGTGCTCTCATCTGCAGATCGAGGTTCGTCTTCCTTCTTTTTTATTCTCATCGTTATTTGCATGTCTAGTCTTCTGTGATCTCCAAAAATTGACATAACTTTTCTTCGTCGATTACCGATCGAACAAGTAACGTCGTTGGTTCCGTCAAATGAGATTGTGTATAGAGAGATTGGCGAAGTTTGCGATTTCAAATTCGTAGGATGTTTTCGTTTGTAGATGGATGATGCATATGTCTATATAGGAAACAAGAACGAGTAATTGAATGAGGTTTTGGATTTGTTAGTTGCAGATAATGGTGAGAAGAAGGTGAAGAGTTCGTATTTTGATTTGCAGTCTATGGAAATATCTGTAGCGTTTCCTCAAGCAACCCCAGCCTCTAAGTTCCCACCCTGCAGTAAGAGGATCTCTTGGACAgattaatacatatattttttggatCATTGGTTGTGGCCTCAAACTGTTTTATTATTCTTATACTTGATACAGCTTCAGACTATTATCATTTCGATGATCTATTGACTCCAGAGGAACAGGCTGTTCGGAAGAGGGTGAGAGAGTTCATGGAGAAAGAAGTTGCTCCCATTATGACTGAGGTGAATGTGATGGAGATAGACATCTTCATGTTCAGGATGTTTTTGTTCCTTTGATAGTATAATTgttcttgttttgatttttattcatcAGTACTGGGAGAAGGCAGAGTTTCCTTTCCATATCATTCCAAAGTTTGGAGCTTTGGGTGTTGCTGGTGGCTCCATCAAGGTAATTTCCAGTGCTTTCTTTCTGGGATTTTGTTTGATTATGTGGAtggacagttttttttttttttaatttggtttgaCTTCTCAGGGTTATGGTTGTCCTGGCCTCTCCATCACAGCGAACGCTATTGCAACTGCAGAAATATCTAGAGTTGATGCAAGCTGTGGGACTTTTAATTTGGTGCATACCTCTTTAGGCATGCTCACTATTGGTAAGAGCTCCTAAtacttctttctttcttagcTTGTTTAGTGTTCAGTTCTTCTGATAAACAGCAACCATACTATGATTTGCATAAGcattttttcttatgttttttttgttgctgtTGTCAAGAACAGCACTTTGTGGATCAGAAGCCCAGAAGCAGAAATATTTGCCTGATTTGGCTCAGATGAAAACTGTGACTTGTTGGGTGAGTACGTGGATCTTATTAGACTTCGGACGATTTTGCATCCCGTGAATAACCTTTTTATGTTATGTAAACCTGATGTTGATACCATTACATATATTGGACTTGTATGAAGGCCTTGACAGAACCTGACAATGGAAGTGATGGAAGTGCTCTAAAAACAACTGCCACAAAGGTTTAACCTTCTTGTGCCCTTTTACTCAGTTGCTTGTACGAGAACGTTTCATTGTTTTGACGTGTTTCAATTGTCGAAGGTTGAAGGAGGTTGGGTACTTGAGGGACAAAAGCGTTGGATTGGAAACAGCACCTTTGCAGATCTTTTAGTCATCCTCGCTAGGAATACGACAACAAACCAAGTCAACGGGTATGTTAGGTCTTAGGTGTAGAGGTCGTTTCCTAGAATCTGAAGTGGCTCTTGATTTCAACTTATGATAGATGTGAAAATCCAGTTTTTAATATGCTGTACTAGGTTGCTCTATGATTGGATGTACTGaagattaaattttatatggaCCTTAATCAATAGCATACTGGAATATTGTGTTAATATATTCATTCGGatagattttattttcttcattgtAAAATGATACAGCTATCGTCTTACAGATTCTTAGTCCAGAAAGATGCGCCTGGCCTAACGGTTACTAAGATCCCGAATAAAATAGGTTTACGTATTGTTCAGAATGGAGACATTCTACTACAGAATGTCTTTGTTCCGGATGAGGAGCGGTTACCTGGGGTAAATTCATTTCAGGACACAAGCAAGGTACTGTTGTGCTAACTGGTATCTCCACATGATCCAGAAATGCATTTTTGTCTTTTATTGGTGCTATTTAACGGCTTTTCTGTACTATAATTGAATAGGTCTTGGCTGTCTCACGTGTAATGGTGGCCTGGCAACCAATTGGTATATCAATGGGAGTCTACGATATGTGTCACAGGTATTTCAGTCAGATCTCAGGAGTGAAGCATTCATTTCTTCAGCTATAAAGGAATGTGATTTGTTTCAAGGTATCTAAAGGAGAGGAAACAGTTTGGAGCACCGTTGGCTGCTTTCCAGATAAACCAACAGACGCTTGTGAAGATGCTGGGAAATGTTCAAGCGATGTTTATGATGGGTTGGCGCCTCTGCAAGCTATATGAGACGGGTCAGATGACTCCAGGTCAAGCCAGTTTAGGAAAGGTATCTTTTCTGTTGCTTTCAAACCATTCAAGTTCATATTCGCTTTATGTGATGTATCCACTGAGCACGAGAAAATAGATGAATCAAACATAGGTCAGTATGATATCATCATTTGTATAACCAATGATGTGGTTCAACTAGGCATGGATTACATCCAAGGCAAGGGAAACTGCTTCGCTAGGTCGGGAATTACTCGGTGGGAATGGAGTTTTAGGGGATTATCTGGTGGCAAAGGTGAGCGAGCTAATAATCTTCATATCTGACTCGGTTGGCTAATAACCGATAACTTGATATAAACGTGTAATTTATTTGCAGGCTTTCGGTGACCTTGAACCCATTTATACATACGAAGGGACGTACGACATAAACACCTTAGTGACGGGGAGGGAAGTTACCGGGATTGCGAGTTTCAAACCGCCAGCTTCACGGGGCCGTAGCCGTCTTTAAGGTTGTGCAGCGTTTGTTGCTGTTGGCTGTTAATTATATTTACCTGGAGTACAAAGTGCGCCAAATAATATTGGCATCAAGGGACATATTGCAATAATGTAGGGTGGGAATATTC from Raphanus sativus cultivar WK10039 unplaced genomic scaffold, ASM80110v3 Scaffold4320, whole genome shotgun sequence encodes the following:
- the LOC108830931 gene encoding acyl-coenzyme A oxidase 4, peroxisomal isoform X2, with the translated sequence MTVLSSADRDNGEKKVKSSYFDLQSMEISVAFPQATPASKFPPCTSDYYHFDDLLTPEEQAVRKRVREFMEKEVAPIMTEYWEKAEFPFHIIPKFGALGVAGGSIKGYGCPGLSITANAIATAEISRVDASCGTFNLVHTSLGMLTIALCGSEAQKQKYLPDLAQMKTVTCWALTEPDNGSDGSALKTTATKVEGGWVLEGQKRWIGNSTFADLLVILARNTTTNQVNGFLVQKDAPGLTVTKIPNKIGLRIVQNGDILLQNVFVPDEERLPGVNSFQDTSKVLAVSRVMVAWQPIGISMGVYDMCHRYLKERKQFGAPLAAFQINQQTLVKMLGNVQAMFMMGWRLCKLYETGQMTPGQASLGKAWITSKARETASLGRELLGGNGVLGDYLVAKAFGDLEPIYTYEGTYDINTLVTGREVTGIASFKPPASRGRSRL
- the LOC108830931 gene encoding acyl-coenzyme A oxidase 4, peroxisomal isoform X1 codes for the protein MTVLSSADRVADNGEKKVKSSYFDLQSMEISVAFPQATPASKFPPCTSDYYHFDDLLTPEEQAVRKRVREFMEKEVAPIMTEYWEKAEFPFHIIPKFGALGVAGGSIKGYGCPGLSITANAIATAEISRVDASCGTFNLVHTSLGMLTIALCGSEAQKQKYLPDLAQMKTVTCWALTEPDNGSDGSALKTTATKVEGGWVLEGQKRWIGNSTFADLLVILARNTTTNQVNGFLVQKDAPGLTVTKIPNKIGLRIVQNGDILLQNVFVPDEERLPGVNSFQDTSKVLAVSRVMVAWQPIGISMGVYDMCHRYLKERKQFGAPLAAFQINQQTLVKMLGNVQAMFMMGWRLCKLYETGQMTPGQASLGKAWITSKARETASLGRELLGGNGVLGDYLVAKAFGDLEPIYTYEGTYDINTLVTGREVTGIASFKPPASRGRSRL